The Marinoscillum sp. 108 genome has a segment encoding these proteins:
- a CDS encoding ABC transporter ATP-binding protein: MSTILQVESLTKTFQSGHRQIKVLDNINFTIAEGQSMSIVGPSGSGKTTLLGLCAGLDRATEGRILINQVLLNQLSEDELAQLRNQQVGFIFQNFQLIPTLTALENVMVPLELRGEKNITSASKELLNRVGLSDRLDHYPSQLSGGEQQRVAIARAFSNRPKILFADEPTGNLDEETSHSIESLLFELNREQGTTLVIVTHDPDLAQKTDSIIKLKGGKLI; the protein is encoded by the coding sequence ATGTCAACAATACTTCAGGTAGAATCGCTCACCAAAACCTTTCAAAGTGGCCACCGCCAAATTAAAGTTCTGGATAACATCAACTTCACGATAGCAGAAGGCCAAAGCATGTCAATCGTCGGGCCTTCCGGCAGTGGAAAAACAACCCTTCTTGGTCTTTGTGCGGGCTTAGATCGCGCTACCGAAGGTCGAATACTGATCAATCAGGTATTGCTGAATCAGCTTTCTGAAGACGAACTGGCTCAGCTTAGAAATCAACAGGTTGGTTTTATTTTCCAAAACTTCCAGCTGATACCCACCCTCACGGCTCTGGAAAATGTAATGGTACCACTGGAGCTGAGGGGCGAAAAAAACATAACCAGTGCCTCCAAAGAACTTTTAAACAGGGTGGGCCTCAGTGATCGGCTCGATCACTATCCAAGCCAGCTATCAGGTGGGGAGCAGCAGCGTGTAGCCATTGCCCGGGCCTTTTCCAACAGGCCGAAAATATTGTTTGCCGATGAGCCCACCGGAAATCTGGACGAAGAAACGAGCCACTCGATAGAATCCCTACTTTTCGAACTTAACCGTGAGCAGGGTACTACGCTGGTCATCGTCACCCACGATCCGGACCTGGCCCAAAAGACAGACAGCATTATCAAACTCAAAGGCGGAAAGTTGATCTGA
- a CDS encoding arylesterase, with amino-acid sequence MKGKILCTLSIIGWLMSGCGSQNKPATNEGASAVGNQSADAKVDQKEVPVILFFGNSITAGYQLDVEDAFPALIQDRLDSLGYQFKVINAGLSGETTSGGLNRIDWVLQTIPDVFVLELGANDGLRGLDLEETKKNLLLIIDKVKQANPEVKILLAGMRVPPNLGKDYTTRFSGIFPAVASETGASLLPFILDGVAGNPELNLPDGIHPTEEGHKILAENVWRVLRPILEEFQTL; translated from the coding sequence ATGAAAGGAAAAATATTATGTACGCTGAGTATAATTGGTTGGCTGATGAGCGGATGCGGTAGTCAGAATAAACCCGCTACCAATGAGGGGGCTTCTGCAGTAGGAAATCAATCTGCTGATGCCAAAGTGGATCAAAAAGAAGTTCCGGTTATTTTATTTTTTGGTAACAGTATTACTGCAGGGTATCAACTGGATGTGGAGGATGCCTTTCCGGCACTCATTCAGGATCGGCTGGATTCATTAGGATATCAGTTTAAGGTGATCAACGCCGGACTTAGTGGCGAAACGACATCCGGAGGGCTCAATAGGATCGATTGGGTGCTGCAAACCATTCCGGATGTATTTGTGCTGGAACTTGGTGCAAATGATGGTCTGCGAGGACTCGATCTGGAGGAGACCAAAAAGAATCTACTACTGATTATAGACAAGGTAAAACAGGCCAATCCGGAGGTGAAAATCCTTCTGGCGGGCATGCGCGTGCCTCCTAACCTGGGAAAGGACTATACCACCAGGTTTAGTGGAATATTTCCTGCGGTAGCCTCAGAAACGGGAGCTTCTTTACTTCCCTTTATTTTGGACGGGGTGGCTGGCAATCCGGAGCTTAATTTGCCGGATGGGATTCACCCCACCGAGGAAGGGCATAAGATATTGGCGGAAAACGTCTGGCGGGTGCTCAGGCCAATCCTTGAAGAATTTCAGACCTTATGA